The Cololabis saira isolate AMF1-May2022 chromosome 18, fColSai1.1, whole genome shotgun sequence genome contains the following window.
atgcacctcgaaatgtcgaaattaatgttgaaatacaatttcgagaaaaaagtcgaaatgtatttcaactttattctcgaaatttcgactttattcacgaaatttcgactttattcacgaaatttcgactttattcacgaaatttcaactttattcacaaaatttcgactttaccgtattcacaaaatttctactttattcacgaaatttcgactttattcacaaaatttcaacattaatctcgacatttcgacttttttctcgacatttcaacttttttctcgaaatggtatttcaatattaatctcgacatttaagGTGATTTAATATTGAAATGTGCTGCTTTGCACGTGTAAAGACTACCTGGGAGTCTAGGCTCATGAAACCCAGCGCCAGGCCCACACATGTGGACTCACAGGCCGTCCCAGAGAGAGTCACAGGCGTGAAGGAGGCATGAAAGGTTGCAGTGCTCTTCCTTGGAATCACCTTTTAATACAAACTGCAAAGATATGCTTCACTTTACTGATCAAGTAATGAAAGTGTTTAATCAGTGTAATCAAAGAGTCTGGCAATAATCCTTAACTGTTTGTCGTGGTGTGATGCAGTAAGGCTCATCTGAGAGGTTGCCCACTTGCGGTCTGATGTGGACGGAGACAAAGTTTTTCTTCACAGCAGgttggttgaaaacctatgaaaaaagtagcggcttatagtccagaaaatacagtatttcccAGAGGCCATGTGATAAAAGACTTCTGTTAATATATCTGTGGGGTGATGCTTGATACACTCACAGTTTGGAGGGAAGCGCTTGCGCCCTCGGAGTCGGGTGTGTTAACCTCCTCCTCTGCTGATAGAATGTCTCCATCAAAAAGTCCTAAAGGCCTTCTCTGTATCTTATTCCCGTCGGCATCTTTAAGTGAGAAGGGGTCTCCACATTTCCCCACAACAGCCACCAGTTTACGGTCATTCTGATCTATGTTGTAAGTCTCCCAGTCCACACGGATTTCTGTCgcacaataaatgtacatactcAGCCGGAAATAATTCTTATTTTACAAACAGGGAATGTGTGAGTCAAATAGAATTGCTCCAGTTATAATAAAATCGTACCAAACATGGTGGGATTTATGATGTAGAGAGAGCTCGAGAAACTGTGTCCCCTCCAGAGATGTGAGTGCCAAAGCtgccaatgcaaacacagacGTCAAACAACCATAATTAAAAATTCACAGAAACCAAACTTGACACACAGAGTATGTAACAGACTATATAGTTGGTCCCTGGTGCTGGTCGTCTTCCCGTGGTCCCGTTAAGTAGAGCGGACAACCTTTTACAGTCATCTGCACAGGAATAAGGACGGGTTCAAGTGTCCCAACCTGCAgcggaaaaacacacacaatgacCCTGAAAATTCTCTAGCCCTGAAATACACTGTACATCCGCTCTGATATTATAGCACATAAGAAAAACACACTTTGCATTCGAGCTGATCTCTGTATTCCCCCCACATCTCTGTGTAGGCAGTCACGTGCACAGTTTGAGTCTGAAACGGTCCCAGCAGCCCTGAGTCTGGGTTCACATGGAAAGCAGCACCTTTTCCATAAGCGAGAAGGCCGCTCACAAACTCTGATGAACCAAACAAATGATCAAAGCCACTGGAATCAATAGATCAGCGTTGCTTGAGCTAAATACTCACACATTTATAAAAGGTAAAAGCATACCTTCATGTGCTTTTGCTTCCTCTTGCTTAGCCCGGAAAGAGACTGAGAATCTGTGATGAAGATGCAGTTTATGTTACGTTGCtatcaagaaaaaaataaggttgcactgcaggggcgtcaattgggtatggcaaggtatggcagccgccacacctttgcttcaagggttaaatgtaaatgtttgttttttttaaatacatttatggaataactacaaatgcaaataagaacaacatgatcgatttcactagttagtatacactgcaaaaactcaaaatcttaacaagaatatttgtcttatttctagttaaaatgtctcatttttagtctcattttttttaaaatctcatAACATTTAAGACaacactcaaaaacaaccattttcacctgtttcaagtagattttcacttaaaataagtagaaaaatctgccaatggaacaagattgttttgcttctaatgagaagataaatcttgtcccactggcagatttttctacttatttcaagtgagaatttacttgaaacaggtgaaaatggtcaaataacaagttatgtttctggtgatgactcttgttttaagtgtaatgagattttttgactaaaaatgagacatttaactagaaataagataaatattcctggtaagattttgagtttttacagtgagcgagactgcatttgaaaaagttccaattttcttaaccacacagataagctacatagcagacttctgtgatgagtatttgctggacgtgttgattgatactctagttaagttctgtgactcgtcaCCTTGCCatataccttagcttcgactgaattgacgccactgttgCACTGTGATTTATTATTCAGGTCAGTAAACTGACTCCTTTACCTTTTCTGTGGTTTGCTATCAGTCTTGGAGGCATGGCAGGTGAAATACTCTGCCTGGATAGTAAAAGTCGCAGGGATGGCAGTTTGATTGGTtatcagcagctgcttggtCACAGCTTTCTTCAAAATAACATCTTCCCCAAAGTCGAGCACCAGTGGCGGAGGGCAAGCATCATCCAGTGGAGGACTAGAAGGAAGGTAAAGACAATGTTTCAAGGGGAAGCACTTCTAGTCTGCCTGATTGACAAGTCAGTGGTTAGTTGTTAAGCCTGCTACCAGACACGGGGCACCGAGTAGGTCACGCTGAGTTTCTTGCTCGGGGAAGCTACGATAGCGAGAACAAGAGGTGAGTTAATCTTTAAtctttaatctttatttcggcttgtacagaacaagatgaaaaggaagaaaaaaaaaaaatctacatttcttttgccgaaaaggtgtaggctgaagccgtagcttatagtgcctacccttttttcttttgatcagcaaaaaatatgagacattaacttttactcagtgaaaacaaacaatacataaagaagaaaaaaaaaaaaataagacaaaatataaaattgacatttcacatcctagaatgtttttgatagtatactttataattatagtgttttatatttatttacaatattttctttaaacaatttcttaaacttgacgatagagcgacacatttttaggttgttattacaactattccaaatttcttttgccttaactgatgtacatctctttttaatattagttcttgctgtcgtcgtctcaaacatgagtttccccctcagatcataacaggtttcttttatctggaacaggtcctgaatgcagtttggaagcagtttctgctgggctttaaaggcaaataaaacagttttctgctctactatatcatggaattttaagatattatatttgaTAAAAAGATTctttgttggttcataatagtcggttttattaattatccttaacactcttttctgtaatagaaaaatagggtttgtatttgttttataggtgttataGGTAGTTCATCCCCTCCACCTCACAGAGAGCCGTCACCTCAGTCAGCTCCAGCTAAAAACACAGAGACAAGCAGGAGGATACAGTATCCATTATCAATAGAAAGCATCTCTCACACTTTGTTAATATGTTTATGATCTTAACCGAAACTGGCACTTACGTCTGTGCGAGAGGTGAAATTAACTAGAATATCTACGCTTGCATTAGGCCCTAGAATACCAGAGGAGGGGTCGAAAGTGGCTGTACACAGTGAAGCCTGTTTGCCCTGGAGCGGGCCCTGTtcagtaaaaataaatcaatcaatctttcaTCAACAAGGTTAGTTTTAGTCATTTCTACCTTGACATGAAAAAACTGAGGTCCAATTTCTGCTGATTGGGCTAAActgtcagtactggagttgaggggggatgaggggggatggcattccccctgaaataaaaacggtccaaatcatcccccatgtaaaactgccatcccccctttccatcccttatgtcatttcgtcaatgaatgtggttttactgctatttcaacatatggagtcatcaccagaaaaataacaccagaaaaataccttatttgacaattttcaatggtttcaagtaaattttcacttgaaataagtaggaaaatctgccagtgggacaagatttatcttctcattacaagcaaagaaatcttgttccactggcagatttttctacttatttctacttatttcaagtgaaaatctacttgaaacaggtgaaaattgttgttttttccagtgatcagtcttgttttaagtgtaatgagattttttttactaaaatgagacattttaactagaaataagacaaatattcttgttaagattgtgagtttttgcagtgatccattttacttatccggtgaaggacagagtcatattgatacagtaagttcagaaaagtgttttttattgttgtgttttgatgtatttgatgtaagtccagtggatatttaaagcttacagaaggctgcatttaactgctgctatgtcattcctgcagtatttctgcaggtgttttggtcagtgctattatttgtaatatattatattatttgtaatcagcacaaatgatctgtcctcatatgataaaatccaccatcccccctgattgttttttacaactcgagtactgtaaaTACTGATAAAGTAATGCACAAATTATAAATGACAAGCATCCATAATTGAGACACCGTCTTCTATCTAGACTAGAGGATGTAATGGGATCGTTGAGTAAACcattaaaagtaatgtaacgTACCACCCAGCTGAAGTGTGACGGCAGCAGAGTCTGATTGAGAAGAGTCACGCCGGCTGTGGTGGGAACTCCAAGGTAAAGTTCAGAGAGGACAAGCCTGCAGTTTAACAGGCACGCCTGAGGAGACTGCACATCTGCTCGCACCCTCAGGTGACTGCTAAAAACATCGAGGAAACAATTATCAACAGGAGAGAGTCACTGCCATCACAGCTGGTGGTCAGGGAACCACGCACATCTGTGAATTACTCTACAAGCGCTTCAATAAAGAGGTAACAACCCTATTTAGGAAAATAACCATGGGTTTTATGTTTCAGTGCATACTCACCCTCCTTCTCCGTTCTCCACCGTCAGCTCCAGCTCAGTTTCAAACTGCTGGCAGGATCGTGGCCTGAAGAGCACTTCCACACTGCAAGAAGCCAAACTTGGCAGCGTACCACTGCTGGGCTTCACTGTCATCTAAAGACCAGCACGGACCAGTGATGTAAAGAtgtaaaaaaacactaaaacaatACAATACTGCAAGCACAGTTCTCCCTGGGGTGTTAGTGAGCAGCACCTGTGTGTCTTGGTGGTCTTGAAAACTATTGAGGCTCTGCTCCAGCTTCCATTTGGCCTTCAATGGGGTGGGATTGGTGAGGAGAAAGGTAGCGTGAGTCGACTCCCCAAGTCTCAGCAGACCAAAGTCAATGCTGGGAACACTGACGGTCACTGTGGGACCCTGTTGAAGACATAATACTCAACAACACCAGAGCAATAACACGCATTGGTGAAGTTTGTCTCGACCACAAGgttaaggcccagtcccaaacccccctagtcctacttttcagccctacccctaaattttgcgcgttcccatgagggtagtggtgtcccaattcctcttcgcatgtaggggtagtggccataacgagggctagtgtgtatgaatctagcccttcacagcgagggttttcagatgcacactagctgaccgagggctagagaaatttcccagaatgctttacgtcatcatttgcagactgaatcaaacaaaaaaacctggcggacatttcttattttttagtgaataaaaatcaatattttgagttagtttctgcataaaaatgcgctttgattacatttctagcgagaaatatatattttactttaataatattcactcagtgaatgtacataatcattcgcttgctcgttgttgcgaagttttttcagatctcgccagaataaaggctgatttatggttccgcattacaccaacgaaGACCCTACGCCGCAGGCTCTGCTTCGAtttgcggaaccataaatcgccggcggctcttctcatccccgaaaacattggatcaaatttcttaacaggcgttatttggataaactgagcccaggttggggatcctaacggttacttttacacctgaaaaaatattaaaacttaataaaatggcatattaacagcgctacagcggaaattaaaacagcttttagctctgggcttcctgatatggtgtgacgtatgtgcaaacgtaactacgcagtcgcttacgtacccgaatgtgaccacgcagtgacgtagcaagtggtgtcccaatccctagggaagattacaaggccctacccctgtggcttcatttttagggctagtggtagtgagtgagggctagtggtagaaagtagggtgaacattgggattggccctaaatctTACTTTGAAAGAGACTTCTACAGGCAAAGTGATGGGCTTGTGGAGGTGTTGTATGTTGCAAATCAAGCTGGTCACAATCTTCTCTGGTTTCCCTCCAGTCACAACAAGCTTGAAATCAAAGCAGCTGTTCTCCTCTGGAGACAATCAATCAAACAGTGAACAAAAAGAggcaaatcatttaaaaaaaacactaaaatatgaACATAATACCCAATCGTTGTGGAACACACCTATTCTACCAGCAGATGGCTTCACTTCTATGACATGGCCACTCCTGTTGAACGTCTCCCATTGAAACAAAATGAAGGTTTTACTATAATTCCACATCTGAGGACACAGATAAGATGAAAAACACTATTAATAACGCCAAAACAGGGACAATAAGACTTCACAGAAAAGTAGTAAATATCCACTATGGAGACGTTGAAATAAAAAGTGGCTTAAATAACCTGAAATAGCCTGCAAGTGGTGGTGTGTATAAAGATGTCTCCAGGGATTACAACAGCATCGGGGTCCAGGAGGATCTGGTACGGCTCTGTACGTCCCTTGACCTTTACTTTCATGACGGTGACGTCACTCACCTTGGGGCCAGGCTGGGAAACACTACATTTTCCACTAAAGTAGACACTATTTGGAGTTTCATTAGAGGAAAGTTATGTCACAGAGGCTTCAACCTTGTTCGTAAGCGATTACTTTTGATTTTACACATGCAACATGAACATTATCCAGctcaaatgaaaagaaatgtacCTGTGCTCAGTGGGCTCTGTGGGCAGCTGGGGGACATCCCTTACAACTAAGTGACAGACACAGTGGTAATCCTTCAACTGAAGAAAAACGGAAACAAACAGTCTTAATTTGTAGAAAAacttttgaaaattaaaatacatttaaaaaaatacaacattgTTCAAGCACATCCGGGACTAAACTCCTGGTTCATGCTATTTTTTCAAAATCTTCTTACTTCCTTCGGACAGAAACTGATGCGAAACTCTTGTTCCTGGCAAGGAGCCAGGACGCCTGTTAAGGGGCTGATGTGGAAAACATCGTCTGTGTCCGGGTGGGACTGAACATTTGCGGACTTGGGGGTTTCCTCTGGAAGCAGATGATCCAGATCGGGCTTCATGATTTCCCATTTGAAAGGCATCTCCAAGTTGCTTCACCCCCAAGATGATAAGATAGAAGGAGAAACAGAATTTTAATGTGGTATTTAAGGATCCCAGAggaaaaatattaaagaacAGTTATGATCAGAACAGTTGCTTTGAGTATTGAGGTAATCAGAATTTTATGCAAGAAAATGTCAACTGCGAATAATTATTGCCATCAGTGGAGCTTGAATCCAGATGCTTTATTTTAGACTGGTCTTGTCACAAATCATGTTATCTCCTGGCCAAAAATGAAAATTCATGTTATTCAAAGGTGGCTTATTGAGACTTACATGTTGTTTCTGATGACAAGCGACTTGTTTTGCACAGAGTGAGGGTTGCATGGGCTTAAACGGACAAGGTGCTGTGCAGCGTTGTCGCGCATCTCTCCCAACATAGGAGGGCCCTTCTCCCCAGATACGGAGACAAGCTCTAGTGAGATCACTTgatgtcacggctcagacaggacagagaacccacatgcacaacaccaggcagaatcagagtctaagaggctttattcgggtccaaggcaggcaggggtcaaaaccgggcagacaggcagatcaggcaaacaagtccaaggggacaggcaaaaatcaaaaaccGAGAGTCATACCGGGAGTCATAccgggagtcatgcagggttacaggcaggcaggcaggcaggaacaggacagaaatcaggaaggctggaaagcagagcaaaagcacacgacaatctggcaacaggTATGAGGGAATGGGCAGGTTTAAGAAGGggaaactgatgagggaaaccaggtgtggagctgggccagggaagcacaggtgaagggaatgaggctgatgagggtggcaggatccagatgacaggagagtaagtaacacagcaaaaaaaaccATGAACTGTGATCATGACACTTGACCTTCACCTGGGAGACACGCACACAGCATTCAAAGCGGTAGCACTTTTTATATGGTTCTATCACAGAGAAAACACTGCTTAATGTCTACTGCGAAGAATCACCTTTGATGGAAACGTCTTGCACCTGGCAGTTGTCCCAGACGACAGTGAAAACctgatggctcttttttgcaaagGTGGGAGAGAAAACAACCTgccaacacacacacgtatacatgTAAAACAGAGCCTGTATGTgatggaaaaaaacacaataaaacaagttTATGTATTGCAGAAACAAATCATGCTTCCATTAGAGTTTAAATTGAGAAGACGTGACTTACTTGTACAACAGTAGCCTCGCCAGGCTGCAGCACGAACATTGATGGAGTCACTTTAAAGGGTGGCTGCTCAGTGAAGTATGTTCCAACTACAGACTATATGCGAAGAAAGGTAAAAAGATAACTGTCATCACAACTGATTtgatttcagtttttaatttaattgaattagtCTGTACATTTTTGACAGAGGAGAAAGTGGATTTCTACCCTAAGATCTGAGACTGGCCACTGGCTCTTTGGGATGATGTCAAAACTCCCAGTGCTGAGGCCGACATTTCGGCAAGGGAACTCAACACGCTTTTCTCCTCCGACCAGGCAAAAACCACAGTCCAGGACTCTTGACACTGTGCAGCGGTTAAGGGGAGGTGTGTTATCAACAATGCATGAACAAAGTACAATAAAGAGAAGGAGATTTTTACAAGACTCACAGGTGAGTTTAGGAGGAGGACGCCGTGCTTCAATGGGTACCACAAGTACGCTCTCAGCCCGCGTCTTTACCTGTATAAAATCCTTGTAGTCACCCAAGCTGTCTGGAGTGAAACTGACCGTGTACTTAACACTCATTCCTGGAGCAACAATGTCACCTTTACTGGGGAATCTCCCTGCCAACAGACACCATCAACATAATATATATAAGCTCCTAACATAAATACAACTCAGTTCAGCTTATGTTAAGATCATTTCGTGTTTGTTACAGCAGGTGGTGCTAGTGTTCACCATGACCAAAAccaaaacttaaaggagcatgaggcaggattgaggcaggatttatgaaagaaattagtatacgttttaagttttctagtaataatgtcagatgaagcgttccaaaccaaaaagaatgagccctctagcgtatctctccgttgccttgaacaagctgtgtgctgcaaaatgtgctgcaattcggactccgaatttcccacgctgggctgcggatgtgacgtcacatgacactgcatgcacgttctccccgttctcccgtgccggcttcgctgttggctgcagtaccaccaacagccgtcgtggtgaaaggtggcgctagagagtcttatttcttaaaaggagcctcatgctcctttaactaaaAACAATGAATCATgttccagaaaaatgtgacttgATTTGTTGAGATGCATGCATTCCTTTTTGATCTGGTTACTGACTTAAATTACACTTCAAGATTTCCACACCTCTTTGGGTGTAACCATGCGTCTATATATAATCAAATAAGAGCCACAATGAACTCACCCAGGCCAACCGAGAAGTAACGAGTGTTGGGGGGGACGATACTGACGTTGCGGCTCAAGGAAGTCACGTTTATCAGCTCCAGTGTGGTCTGACAAAGAGGGATTGTTACTATTGCATCATTTCATAGGAGTATTTCTTGTGTCAGCTAGTCCacgggccagaccagatatcagcaccactcaaggtgacaaaacttgcttatgatttttgaaaatatccatgtctgtatatgatattttggtatgataaccttcctgagtggcagctgtatcatattTATCatctcatgaagttacccacccccttcagaaaattacactttagatgctgctgcatatcctggtttagactcatgtacaggaaatctgtcaatgtttcacaatattgtgtttggtatcattttaaaggggaccgttttaagcattcattcaagctaagatgtgaatctttctgaccaacatagaggtcactgcagctctttaaactataaacaacacacatttttacacaattttcgcctaaatgatatactcttttatccctgtgtcatctaggaacaacagagacacaaaatacaaaaactggaatacttaCAGGAcgataaggattcaggaaatgtataatataccccatactatatcattgttacaggtcattgtgagccttaaactagaagagcatcattaggctcctatgaaactataacagccactaatgccacaaactggtctttatctgcAAATACACGACATAAAGGACACCACAATGAAAGAAGGTTAACCAAGTACAGAATTATCACATAATGTCACTcaaactatgatccagctgccactcaggaagggttatcataccaaaatatcatctacagacatatatattttcaaaaatcataagcaagtttagtcaccttgagtggtgctgacaagtgaaattttgggctctggcccctggactaaggTATGTCTATGTGAACAAGATAAACCTTGTACGAATGTCCCACGTTGTACTCAGTAAACATCACCACTGGGGGATTTGGTTTGAAGAGTGGAGCACGATCACCAGCGGCCCTTTCaagggaaagaaaaataaaaaaaacatgaaaacaataGCAACGCACTAGCAACAGGGGTTTCTGATCTATTCAGATGACCATCTCCTGTCAGTGTTAGTGTTTCTCAGCTCTGAAACTATGTATTTGAGAAGTCCAATCTTTCAAATGCAAGGTTAAAGTTATAAAGGTGAATGACATAGAAATATTTGGAAGAGCTGAAGAAGTTTTACTTGCACTGAGGTATCCATCATGGATCTCAATGCAAGTATAGCTGCTTCCACTGAGGTACACAACATGTTTTATGTGAGTACCGAGGAGGGATTAACCTGTGCTTATTGTATTTCATCTACTCAAACCTGTCCTGGATGAGGGACCGGCCACCCTTCTGTGTATTCAGGGGAAGGAAGCGTGGATTACGAAGGAAGTTCTGTCGATCTTTCTCCTTCCCCTCCGCTAGATCCATCGCACTTGGCTCATCCTTCCACTTTGGCCTGGACCTGTTCTGGCCCGATTATCTAAAACACATAGAACAGCATTGCCACACTTTTATGAACATTTTATGGTCATATAACAGAGATGAAAACAAGCCCCCAGAGCAGCATCATTTCTCATTTCATTCTTTGGAGTCACTCCTGAAAACCTAGAGCAGTAAAGCCAGAGCTGTTAAACAAAAGAACAAGAGAATTAAAGAACAAGAGCGTAAAtttggaaagaaaaataacaatttaaatttaaaccttaaattcaataataaaacttaaaaaacgagccatacgtatcatcaataaggctgattactacagagccactttttctaaattcatgttattacattttatgatttgttttattataaaatcatgcaaattatattcagagcaaaatcaaaaatgcttcctgactcaatacagaggtttttttcaattcaggagactccgtatcttagaggtgtctgcaattttactgtacaaaagcTAAAataggtatgaaaaggagacgtgtctccattactggagttaaattctggaatgatgcattgccaacataaatttaaaaaacatgtcactctcttttggtttttaagaaaatggtttgtaaagctatttttgaagcttataagtgcgattgactatctgttaatgtttctttgcttttccgtTGTTTCTTTCCCCTATGtcgtttctttgcttttccgtTGTTTCTTTCCCCTATGtcgtttctttgcttttctgttgtttctttgcttttctcttctctttttggttttctggaggtcggtagccaaaaaaagaaaagttggtaatataggataggcttttataagcagttggcttcagcctatgcctttttagtcattgttcaacacatgattattggttttgtgtgaaatgttaatgctgcaaTCTGAAgtcttttgattgtgttgtatATTCAAAACTT
Protein-coding sequences here:
- the LOC133418697 gene encoding LOW QUALITY PROTEIN: deleted in lung and esophageal cancer protein 1-like (The sequence of the model RefSeq protein was modified relative to this genomic sequence to represent the inferred CDS: deleted 2 bases in 1 codon; substituted 2 bases at 2 genomic stop codons), whose translation is MDLAEGKEKDRQNFLRNPRFLPLNTQKGGRSLIQDRAAGDRAPLFKPNPPVVMFTEYNVGHSYKTTLELINVTSLSRNVSIVPPNTRYFSVGLGRFPSKGDIVAPGMSVKYTVSFTPDSLGDYKDFIQVKTRAESVLVVPIEARRPPPKLTLSRVLDCGFCLVGGEKRVEFPCRNVGLSTGSFDIIPKSQWPVSDLRSVVGTYFTEQPPFKVTPSMFVLQPGEATVVQVVFSPTFAKKSHQVFTVVWDNCQVQDVSIKGEGQPXHQVISLELVSVSGEKGPPMLGEMRDNAAQHLVRLSPCNPHSVQNKSLVIRNNINLEMPFKWEIMKPDLDHLLPEETPKSANVQSHPDTDDVFHISPLTGVLAPCQEQEFRISFCPKELKDYHCVCHLVVRDVPQLPTEPTEHSVSQPGPKVSDVTVMKVKVKGRTEPYQILLDPDAVVIPGDIFIHTTTCRLFQMWNYSKTFILFQWETFNRSGHVIEVKPSAGRIEENSCFDFKLVVTGGKPEKIVTSLICNIQHLHKPITLPVEVSFKGPTVTVSVPSIDFGLLRLGESTHATFLLTNPTPLKAKWKLEQSLNSFQDHQDTQMTVKPSSGTLPSLASCSVEVLFRPRSCQQFETELELTVENGEGGHLRVRADVQSPQACLLNCRLVLSELYLGVPTTAGVTLLNQTLLPSHFSWVGPLQGKQASLCTATFDPSSGILGPNASVDILVNFTSRTDLELTEVTALCEVEGMNYPLVLAIVASPSKKLSVTYSVPRVCPPLDDACPPPLVLDFGEDVILKKAVTKQLLITNQTAIPATFTIQAEYFTCHASKTDSKPQKRFSVSFRAKQEEAKAHEEFVSGLLAYGKGAAFHVNPDSGLLGPFQTQTVHVTAYTEMWGEYRDQLECKVGTLEPVLIPVQMTVKGCPLYLTGPREDDQHQGPTIYFGTHISGGDTVSRSLYIINPTMFEIRVDWETYNIDQNDRKLVAVVGKCGDPFSLKDADGNKIQRRPLGLFDGDILSAEEEVNTPDSEGASASLQTVSVSSITPQIYXQKSFITWPLGNTKNFVSVHIRPQVGNLSDEPYCITPRQTVIPRKSTATFHASFTPVTLSGTACESTCVGLALGFMSLDSQARAYVPGKVRRVQGLDLQPIRLDLQAAVSPAVEDREFKAVMVITSPLVKTPNTLQLQGTGSE